One genomic region from Equus asinus isolate D_3611 breed Donkey chromosome 8, EquAss-T2T_v2, whole genome shotgun sequence encodes:
- the LOC106843515 gene encoding olfactory receptor 2B11-like: MALINKSHPEEFILLGFADRPWLELPLFIILLITYPTAMMGNIAIILVSKLDPRLHSPMYFFLTNLSFLDMCYTTSIVPQMLFNLGSAKKTISYMGCAIQLYFFHTMGGTECLLLAIMSFDRYVAICKPLHYTLVMNQRVCILLVSTVWLCGMIYAVSEATVTLQLPLCGLNTLDHLLCEIPVLIKNACGEKGANELTLSVVCIFMLAVPLCLILISYACIGHAVFKIKSSEGRIKAFGTCSSHLIVVFLFYGPAISMYLQPPSSISRDQPKFMALFYGVVTPTLNPFIYTLRNKDVKGALGKLVRSIFTSK; encoded by the coding sequence ATGGCACTAATTAACAAAAGCCATCCTGAAGAATTTATTCTACTGGGCTTTGCTGACCGTCCTTGGCTAGAGCTTCCTCTATTCATTATTCTTCTTATAACATACCCCACGGCCATGATGGGAAACATAGCCATCATTCTGGTGTCCAAGCTAGACCCCCGTCTGCACAgccccatgtatttcttcctcactAACCTCTCCTTTTTGGACATGTGCTATACCACAAGCATTGTCCCTCAGATGCTGTTTAACCTGGGAAGCGCCAAGAAGACAATAAGCTATATGGGGTGTGCCATTCAACTTTATTTCTTCCACACAATGGGGGGCACAGAATGTCTGCTTCTGGCTATCATGTCTtttgatcgctatgtggccatctgcaagcctcTACACTACACCCTCGTCATGAATCAGCGTGTCTGTATCCTATTAGTGTCCACTGTGTGGCTGTGCGGAATGATCTACGCTGTCTCAGAGGCCACTGTTACATTACAGTTGCCACTGTGTGGTCTCAATACCCTGGATCACTTGTTGTGTGAGATTCCTGTTCTAATAAAGAATGCCTGTGGTGAAAAGGGTGCTAATGAACTCACACTGTCGGTGGTATGCATTTTTATGTTAGCTGTTCCGCTATGCTTAATTCTTATTTCCTATGCTTGTATTGGACATGCTGTATTCAAAATTAAATCTTCTGAGGGAAGGATAAAAGCCTTTGGGACCTGTTCCTCCCATCTCATTGTcgttttcttattttatggtCCAGCCATTAGCATGTACCTTCAGCCCCCCTCCTCCATCTCAAGGGACCAGCCCAAGTTCATGGCTCTCTTCTATGGAGTGGTGACTCCTACACTCAACCCTTTCATCTACACCCTGCGGAATAAGGATGTAAAGGGGGCACTGGGCAAACTGGTGAGGAGCATTTTCACTTCAAAGTGA